A portion of the Cellulophaga algicola DSM 14237 genome contains these proteins:
- a CDS encoding universal stress protein: MKNIIVPIDFSIQSENALKVAASLAKKHNSKIFALHMLELNQAYITSTEGAHPEQTVFLIKMAEKRFAEFLNKPFLKGVEVKPIIKHFKVFSEVNEVAEANNADMIVMGSHGTDGVMEIFVGSNTEKVVRNSDIPVLVIKHRLDEFTPKTMVFACDLKEENVNAYQRAKYIADQFSVDLHIVYINTPGDNFLSTEDITVKIEKFSAVIGKETIDVKIYNDYTVEMGVINYAETQGVDLIGIPTHGRKGIAHFFMGSIGEDVANHSTIPVVTFKI; this comes from the coding sequence ATGAAAAACATTATTGTACCAATAGATTTTTCGATACAATCGGAGAATGCTTTAAAAGTTGCGGCTTCATTAGCAAAAAAGCACAACTCTAAAATTTTTGCGCTGCATATGCTAGAATTAAATCAAGCATATATTACATCTACAGAAGGTGCACATCCAGAACAAACTGTTTTTTTAATAAAAATGGCAGAAAAACGTTTTGCAGAATTTTTAAACAAACCTTTTTTGAAAGGTGTTGAAGTAAAACCAATTATTAAACATTTTAAAGTTTTTAGTGAGGTAAATGAAGTTGCTGAGGCAAACAATGCAGACATGATTGTTATGGGCTCTCATGGTACGGATGGAGTAATGGAAATTTTTGTAGGTTCTAATACGGAGAAAGTTGTTCGTAATTCAGACATACCAGTTCTAGTAATTAAGCATAGGTTAGATGAGTTTACACCTAAAACTATGGTTTTCGCATGCGATTTAAAGGAAGAAAATGTAAATGCATATCAACGTGCTAAGTATATCGCAGATCAGTTTTCTGTAGACCTTCATATTGTATATATCAATACTCCAGGAGATAATTTCTTGAGTACAGAAGATATCACAGTTAAAATAGAGAAATTTTCAGCAGTTATTGGTAAAGAAACTATAGACGTAAAAATATATAATGATTACACTGTTGAAATGGGCGTGATTAATTATGCAGAAACTCAAGGAGTAGATTTAATAGGGATTCCCACTCACGGTAGAAAAGGAATAGCTCACTTCTTTATGGGAAGCATAGGAGAAGATGTAGCAAACCACTCAACAATACCAGTGGTAACGTTTAAAATTTAA
- a CDS encoding group III truncated hemoglobin, whose translation MLQKEIENRADVSVLVRSFYAKVRVDKVLGPIFNGIITDWETHLELLTDFWETQLFLKRKYHGNPIKAHNEVDKKMNYGVTPEHFGLWLNLWFETIDELFTGDTAFIAKNRARQMNTMLYMKMFENRPK comes from the coding sequence ATGCTACAGAAAGAAATAGAAAATAGAGCTGATGTTAGCGTATTGGTCCGAAGCTTTTACGCAAAAGTACGAGTAGACAAAGTACTTGGCCCCATATTTAATGGCATTATTACCGACTGGGAAACCCATCTAGAGCTATTAACAGATTTCTGGGAGACACAGTTGTTTCTAAAACGCAAGTACCACGGTAATCCGATAAAGGCACATAATGAGGTTGACAAAAAAATGAACTATGGAGTTACTCCTGAACATTTTGGTTTATGGCTTAATCTATGGTTTGAAACTATTGACGAATTATTTACAGGAGACACGGCTTTCATTGCCAAAAATAGAGCTAGACAAATGAATACCATGCTTTATATGAAAATGTTTGAGAATAGACCTAAATAA
- a CDS encoding sulfite exporter TauE/SafE family protein, with translation MFISAIILGLMGSFHCVGMCGPIAFMLPVDRTSNIKKFSQIFIYHLGRLLAYGTLGLVFGLLGKGLFVFGMQQKLSIAIGVLMIIVVLLPHKFISTYNFSKPMYKLIGKVKSRLGKELQKKTADTFITIGFLNGFLPCGLVYMGLFGAIAMGSPLKGALYMVLFGAGTIPLMTTAIYFSSLLKGAAKQKVQKLIPVFVVLIGALFILRGLGLGIPYVSPKPVTEVVSSNLECHN, from the coding sequence ATGTTTATATCAGCAATCATATTAGGCCTTATGGGTAGTTTTCACTGCGTAGGCATGTGCGGACCCATTGCTTTTATGCTCCCTGTTGATAGAACAAGCAACATTAAAAAATTCTCACAAATATTCATCTATCACCTTGGGCGGCTATTAGCGTATGGAACTTTAGGATTAGTTTTTGGCTTACTAGGCAAAGGCTTATTTGTCTTTGGAATGCAACAAAAACTATCTATTGCTATTGGTGTACTCATGATTATTGTAGTACTATTGCCTCACAAATTCATTAGTACATACAATTTCTCTAAGCCTATGTATAAGCTTATCGGAAAGGTGAAAAGTAGGTTAGGTAAAGAGCTACAGAAAAAAACAGCTGATACATTTATCACTATTGGTTTTCTCAATGGTTTTCTTCCTTGTGGCTTAGTTTATATGGGTCTTTTTGGGGCCATTGCCATGGGAAGTCCTTTAAAAGGGGCACTATACATGGTATTGTTTGGGGCTGGCACTATCCCTTTGATGACTACGGCCATCTATTTTAGTAGTCTTTTAAAAGGGGCTGCAAAGCAAAAAGTACAAAAATTAATTCCTGTTTTTGTGGTTCTAATAGGCGCTTTATTCATTTTAAGAGGATTAGGGCTCGGTATTCCTTACGTATCACCAAAGCCAGTAACCGAGGTAGTATCTTCCAATCTTGAATGCCACAATTAA
- a CDS encoding FixH family protein — protein MKINWGTGIVIAFACFISFILFFVIRMNIDHKAGHDLVTEEYYQAELGFQKEIDAENNANDDAKNIEVKKTPEGLVITFPKNIDNKAVKGIVSLYRPSNKHLDFDFPISLSDSHLLVPDKRLLEGRWDIKISWKYQDKAYLHKEKITY, from the coding sequence ATGAAAATAAATTGGGGAACAGGTATCGTAATTGCTTTTGCTTGCTTTATAAGCTTTATTCTTTTTTTTGTAATTCGCATGAATATAGATCATAAAGCTGGTCATGATTTAGTGACGGAAGAATATTACCAAGCAGAACTTGGCTTTCAAAAAGAAATTGATGCTGAAAACAATGCGAACGATGATGCTAAAAATATTGAAGTTAAAAAAACACCAGAAGGCTTAGTCATTACCTTTCCTAAAAATATAGATAATAAAGCCGTTAAAGGCATAGTGTCCCTATACAGACCTTCTAATAAACACCTGGATTTTGACTTTCCAATAAGTCTATCCGACTCACATTTGCTCGTACCTGACAAACGTTTGTTAGAAGGTCGCTGGGACATTAAAATTTCTTGGAAATACCAAGACAAAGCATACCTACATAAAGAAAAAATAACCTATTAA
- the ccoG gene encoding cytochrome c oxidase accessory protein CcoG, which translates to MAQDTENFRDSIGTINEDGKRAWIFPKKPSGKFYQYRKYVSYILLIFLVAAPFVKINGNQFLMFNVLERRFNIFGFPFWPQDFHLFVVSMIIGVIFIALFTVAFGRIFCGWMCPQTIFLEMVFRRIEFWIDGDRGAQIKLERQEWNADKIKKRVLKWIIFFIISFLIANVFLAYLIGSDRLIEYVTDGPSQHISTMISLLIFTAVFYFIFAWFREQVCIIACPYGRMQGVLLDNKSIVVAYDHKRGESENGRKKWRKNEDREALGNGDCIDCFQCVNVCPTGIDIRNGTQLECVNCTACIDECDSIMEKVDLPKGLIRYASEDEIVKKEKFKFTPRLKGYSAILVILTGVLIGMLFLRNDLEANIFRLPGQLYEHKEGNIISNVYTYKLLNKTNEDINDVHFELLSHKGTIKLVRHEDFAVYAQKLAEGTLFIEINNSAVKTDKEKLKIGVYSGDELIETTTTAFLAPRSYK; encoded by the coding sequence ATGGCTCAAGACACTGAAAATTTTAGAGATTCAATAGGTACTATTAACGAAGACGGTAAAAGAGCTTGGATTTTTCCTAAAAAACCAAGCGGTAAATTTTATCAGTATCGTAAATATGTAAGTTATATCCTTTTGATATTTCTAGTTGCTGCTCCATTTGTGAAAATAAATGGAAATCAGTTTTTAATGTTTAACGTTCTGGAAAGACGCTTTAATATTTTCGGATTTCCGTTCTGGCCACAAGATTTTCATCTCTTCGTTGTTTCAATGATTATTGGTGTCATCTTTATTGCTTTGTTCACTGTTGCTTTTGGTCGTATTTTCTGCGGATGGATGTGTCCTCAAACCATTTTTTTAGAAATGGTTTTCCGTAGAATTGAATTTTGGATTGATGGAGATCGTGGAGCACAAATAAAATTAGAACGCCAAGAATGGAATGCTGACAAAATAAAAAAACGGGTGTTAAAATGGATCATCTTTTTTATTATTTCATTCTTAATCGCTAATGTATTCTTAGCTTATTTAATTGGTAGCGACCGCTTAATAGAATATGTTACTGATGGTCCTAGCCAACACATAAGTACCATGATTTCTTTATTGATATTCACGGCTGTGTTTTATTTTATTTTTGCTTGGTTTAGAGAGCAAGTATGTATCATTGCTTGTCCTTATGGTAGAATGCAAGGTGTTTTATTAGACAACAAATCTATTGTTGTAGCCTACGACCATAAAAGAGGTGAAAGTGAAAATGGACGTAAAAAATGGCGTAAAAATGAAGATCGAGAAGCCTTAGGAAATGGCGATTGTATTGATTGTTTTCAATGTGTAAATGTGTGCCCAACAGGAATTGATATTAGAAATGGTACGCAGTTAGAATGTGTAAACTGTACCGCTTGTATTGACGAGTGTGATTCCATAATGGAAAAAGTAGACCTACCAAAAGGATTAATACGGTATGCCAGTGAAGATGAAATTGTTAAAAAAGAAAAATTTAAATTTACCCCTAGACTAAAAGGATATTCCGCAATCCTTGTAATCCTTACTGGAGTTTTAATCGGGATGTTATTTTTAAGAAACGATTTAGAAGCCAATATTTTTAGATTACCAGGGCAACTCTATGAACATAAAGAAGGAAATATCATTAGTAATGTGTATACCTATAAGTTACTAAACAAAACCAATGAAGATATTAATGATGTGCATTTTGAATTGCTATCTCATAAAGGTACTATTAAATTAGTGCGTCATGAAGATTTTGCCGTTTATGCACAGAAATTAGCGGAAGGAACCTTGTTTATAGAGATTAATAATAGTGCCGTAAAAACCGATAAAGAAAAATTAAAAATTGGCGTGTATAGCGGTGATGAATTAATTGAAACAACAACGACTGCTTTCTTAGCTCCTAGGAGTTATAAGTAA
- a CDS encoding cbb3-type cytochrome c oxidase N-terminal domain-containing protein — MKNKSLWWIRVPVLFFLIFGLMEYFIDSGKQPAIIAYPITQFFMAMVLIILIAIELILSAIENVMFQTLSEEAKERYLVTKTEKWEWQWGKKVYKKMLGSKPMEAESEIVLDHNYDGIRELDNKLPPWWVYMFYASIVFAIIYMLRFHVFNDYNQITEYEQEVAEANMAIEEYKKTAKDLVDESTVVLLADAGDLSAGKKIFESNCVACHMADGGGGIGPNLTDQYWILGGGIKNVFHTISEGGRDGKGMIAWKQTLKPAEIAQVASYVLQEINGKTPANPKAPDGDIWVDPNAAAPATEIQEQVTDSTSVVMN, encoded by the coding sequence ATGAAAAATAAATCACTTTGGTGGATAAGAGTCCCAGTGCTATTCTTCCTCATCTTCGGGTTAATGGAATATTTTATTGATTCTGGAAAACAACCCGCAATTATAGCCTACCCTATTACGCAGTTTTTTATGGCAATGGTGCTAATTATTCTAATTGCGATAGAGCTCATTTTAAGTGCTATTGAAAACGTTATGTTTCAAACCTTATCAGAAGAAGCAAAAGAGCGTTACTTAGTTACGAAAACTGAGAAATGGGAATGGCAATGGGGTAAAAAAGTCTATAAGAAAATGTTAGGTTCTAAACCAATGGAAGCAGAAAGCGAAATTGTTCTAGATCATAATTATGACGGAATTAGAGAACTAGATAACAAATTACCACCATGGTGGGTGTATATGTTCTATGCAAGTATTGTTTTCGCAATTATTTATATGCTTCGTTTTCACGTTTTTAATGATTATAACCAAATCACAGAATATGAACAGGAAGTAGCTGAAGCAAATATGGCAATTGAAGAATACAAAAAAACGGCTAAAGATCTTGTAGACGAGAGTACCGTAGTATTATTAGCAGATGCTGGAGATCTTAGTGCTGGTAAGAAAATATTTGAATCTAACTGTGTTGCTTGCCATATGGCAGATGGTGGTGGTGGTATTGGCCCCAATCTAACAGATCAGTACTGGATTCTAGGGGGTGGTATTAAAAATGTTTTCCACACCATATCTGAAGGTGGTAGAGATGGTAAAGGAATGATTGCTTGGAAGCAAACGCTGAAACCAGCCGAAATTGCACAGGTAGCCAGTTATGTTTTACAAGAAATAAATGGGAAAACGCCTGCTAACCCAAAAGCTCCCGATGGAGATATTTGGGTAGACCCAAATGCAGCTGCTCCTGCTACAGAAATTCAAGAGCAAGTTACTGATTCAACCAGCGTAGTAATGAATTAA
- the ccoN gene encoding cytochrome-c oxidase, cbb3-type subunit I: MELQQFYYDNKVVKKFLYATMFWGIVGMSVGLLLALMFLFPNLTDGISWLSFGRLRPLHTNAVIFAFVGNAIFAGVYYSTQRLLKARMYSDFLSNFNFWGWQLIIVAAAITLPLGYSSSKEYAELEWPIDIAIAVVWVAFGANLIGTMIKRRQRHLYVAIWFYLATFVTVAVLHIFNSLALPVSAFKSYSVYAGVQDALVQWWYGHNAVAFFLTTPFLGLMYYFVPKAANRPIYSYKLSIVHFWSLIFIYIWAGPHHLLYTALPEWAQNLGVAFSIMLLAPSWGGMINGLLTLRGAWDKVRTDPTLKFMVVAITGYGMATFEGPLLSLKNVNAIAHFSDWIIAHVHVGALAWNGFLTFGMIYWMVPKMFKTKLASISLANFHFWIGTLGIILYTLPMYVAGFTQALMWKEFNPDGTLVYGNFLETVTEIMPMYWMRAIGGTMYIIGACVMIYNVVLTIKAGTKVEDELAEAPALTKVSKKRTSGEGFHTWLERKPIQLTILATVAILIGGAVQIIPTILVKSNIPTITSVKPYTPLELEGRDLYIREGCVGCHSQMVRPFRSEVERYGEYAKAGEFVYDHPFLWGSKRTGPDLLRVGGKYSDNWHLNHMYDPQSTSSGSIMPSYSWLIRDKHDRSNIQGKMETMVTLGVPYTEDEIANAEKNMDEQASKIEQNLYADPDFAKTYEADKKYAKENGADFTEMKDREIVAMIAYLQRLGTDIKIKETGELIPEK, encoded by the coding sequence ATGGAATTACAGCAGTTTTATTACGACAATAAAGTCGTTAAAAAATTCCTCTACGCAACCATGTTCTGGGGAATTGTAGGTATGTCAGTAGGGCTACTCTTGGCGCTCATGTTTCTATTTCCAAATTTAACGGATGGTATTTCATGGTTAAGTTTTGGCCGTTTAAGACCACTACACACCAATGCCGTAATTTTTGCTTTCGTAGGAAACGCCATTTTTGCGGGGGTTTACTACTCTACGCAACGATTGCTGAAAGCGCGTATGTATAGTGATTTTTTGAGTAATTTTAATTTCTGGGGGTGGCAACTAATTATTGTCGCTGCAGCCATAACATTACCTTTAGGGTATAGCTCATCAAAAGAATACGCAGAATTAGAATGGCCTATAGATATTGCTATTGCTGTAGTTTGGGTTGCTTTTGGAGCTAACCTCATCGGAACCATGATTAAAAGAAGACAACGTCACTTGTATGTTGCTATCTGGTTTTATTTAGCAACCTTTGTAACGGTTGCCGTACTTCATATTTTTAATAGTTTAGCCTTACCCGTAAGTGCATTTAAAAGTTACTCTGTTTATGCAGGTGTACAAGATGCTTTGGTACAATGGTGGTACGGACACAATGCCGTAGCGTTTTTCTTGACAACACCGTTTTTAGGATTGATGTATTATTTTGTTCCTAAAGCTGCGAACAGACCTATATATTCTTATAAACTTTCTATAGTTCACTTTTGGTCTTTAATATTTATATATATCTGGGCAGGACCACACCATTTATTATATACCGCATTGCCAGAATGGGCACAAAATTTAGGAGTAGCCTTTTCTATTATGTTATTAGCACCATCTTGGGGTGGTATGATCAACGGTCTATTAACTTTAAGAGGAGCTTGGGATAAAGTTAGAACAGATCCTACCCTTAAATTTATGGTGGTTGCAATTACCGGTTACGGTATGGCTACTTTTGAAGGACCACTACTTTCTCTAAAAAATGTAAATGCTATTGCTCACTTTAGTGATTGGATTATTGCCCACGTGCATGTTGGTGCATTAGCTTGGAATGGGTTCTTAACATTTGGTATGATCTATTGGATGGTTCCTAAAATGTTCAAAACAAAATTAGCCTCTATTAGTTTAGCTAATTTTCACTTTTGGATAGGTACACTAGGTATTATTCTTTACACCTTACCAATGTATGTAGCTGGTTTTACACAAGCTTTAATGTGGAAAGAATTTAATCCAGACGGCACATTAGTATACGGTAATTTCCTAGAAACGGTAACAGAGATAATGCCCATGTATTGGATGCGTGCTATTGGTGGTACCATGTATATTATTGGTGCATGTGTTATGATTTACAACGTGGTGCTTACCATAAAAGCAGGTACTAAAGTTGAGGATGAATTAGCCGAAGCTCCTGCATTAACTAAAGTTTCTAAGAAAAGAACATCTGGCGAAGGTTTCCACACTTGGTTAGAACGTAAGCCTATACAATTAACCATTTTAGCAACAGTAGCTATCTTAATTGGAGGGGCTGTACAAATTATTCCGACCATTTTAGTAAAATCTAACATACCAACAATAACAAGTGTAAAACCATATACGCCTCTAGAATTAGAGGGTCGCGATTTATACATTAGAGAAGGTTGTGTTGGGTGTCACTCACAAATGGTAAGACCCTTTAGAAGTGAGGTAGAACGTTATGGCGAATATGCTAAAGCAGGAGAGTTTGTCTATGATCATCCATTCTTATGGGGGAGTAAACGTACGGGTCCAGATTTATTACGTGTAGGTGGCAAGTACTCAGATAACTGGCACTTAAACCATATGTATGATCCACAAAGCACCTCATCAGGTTCTATTATGCCATCCTATTCTTGGTTAATAAGAGATAAACATGACCGAAGTAATATTCAAGGTAAAATGGAAACTATGGTCACCCTAGGGGTTCCTTATACCGAAGATGAAATTGCGAATGCCGAAAAGAATATGGACGAGCAAGCAAGCAAAATAGAACAGAATTTATATGCTGATCCTGACTTTGCAAAAACGTATGAAGCGGATAAGAAATATGCAAAAGAAAACGGAGCGGATTTCACTGAAATGAAAGATCGTGAAATTGTTGCTATGATCGCCTATTTACAACGCTTAGGTACCGATATTAAAATAAAAGAAACAGGAGAATTAATTCCGGAAAAATAA
- the ccoS gene encoding cbb3-type cytochrome oxidase assembly protein CcoS — protein MSVIYILLAISISIAVVFFIAFIVSVKSGQYDDSYTPSVRMLFEDELVKKTPKETEESIQLNKSLNN, from the coding sequence ATGAGTGTTATTTATATTTTATTAGCAATTAGTATCAGTATTGCTGTTGTCTTTTTTATCGCTTTTATCGTTTCGGTAAAAAGCGGTCAGTATGACGATTCCTATACGCCATCAGTACGTATGCTTTTTGAAGATGAGTTAGTTAAAAAGACTCCTAAAGAAACCGAAGAATCAATCCAACTAAATAAAAGTTTAAACAATTAA
- a CDS encoding heavy metal translocating P-type ATPase, which produces MSTNDCYHCGDDCTATPLFFDEKTFCCNGCKTVYEIFSSNDLSYYYDLQSAAGSTPKVIEGKYDFLDTESIVERLAEFTDNHLQIVNLYIPNIHCSSCIWILENLNKLNPNISSSQVDFPKKMLRITYSTEKSSLKAIVLLLAHIGYEPYISLDDYDNKKKSIDRSLLYKLGIAGFAFGNVMFLSFPEYFDLSSNKTNGGDFWLNQYEGLFRWLMFSFSLPVVFYAGRDYFISAYKGLRSKLLNIDVPIALGILVLFIRSTLEIIFDWGPGFFDSLTGLVFFLLLGKFFQQKTYSFLSFERDYKSYFPIAVTKILPNGTEETTQIHTIKKGDRLLLRNEELIPVDGILITGNGKIDYSFVTGESEPVYKNSGDKIFAGGKQLHGAIEMEALKTVSQSYLTQLWSNAVFQEDKTSKFQTITDSIGKRFTIFVLSIAFTATAFWLFYDSSKALNVFTAVLIIACPCAIALASPFTLGNMLRIFGRNKFYLKDTQTIEQLAQIDTAIFDKTGTITTAKKSTATYEGLELTEEEESLLKNTLRASNHPLSRSLYDLLSAQNIVTLDEFEEHVGKGIFGASNNSEIKVGSASFVGKENQNKIEHTAVHISSNSAYKGCYIFKNQYRAGISELFKAMSETIQVAILSGDNEGEKKRLEALLPKLTPLYFNQKPEHKLQFIKSLQEQGKKVMMVGDGLNDAGALAQSNVGIAISENVTIFSPACDGILDATKFEELYSYILASKKAMKIIKWSFVLSLAYNAVGLYFAITGQLEPVIAAILMPLSSISIVAFTTIATNILGKKLK; this is translated from the coding sequence ATGAGTACAAATGATTGCTATCACTGTGGTGATGATTGCACTGCAACGCCACTGTTTTTTGACGAAAAAACATTTTGCTGTAATGGGTGCAAAACTGTTTATGAAATTTTCTCTAGTAATGATCTATCCTATTATTATGACTTACAGTCTGCTGCCGGTAGTACGCCAAAAGTAATTGAAGGAAAATATGATTTTCTAGATACAGAGAGTATTGTAGAAAGACTCGCCGAATTTACCGATAATCACCTTCAAATTGTAAACTTATACATCCCGAATATTCATTGTAGTTCGTGTATTTGGATCCTAGAAAATTTAAACAAACTAAACCCTAACATTAGCAGTTCTCAAGTAGATTTTCCTAAAAAAATGCTTCGGATTACCTATTCCACAGAAAAGTCGTCCTTAAAAGCTATTGTTTTACTCTTAGCACATATTGGATATGAACCTTATATTTCCTTAGATGATTATGACAATAAAAAGAAATCTATAGACCGGAGTTTACTTTACAAGCTAGGCATTGCAGGTTTTGCCTTTGGAAACGTTATGTTTTTATCCTTTCCAGAATATTTTGATTTATCGAGTAATAAAACTAACGGCGGCGATTTTTGGTTGAACCAATATGAAGGCCTTTTTAGATGGCTGATGTTTAGCTTTTCGTTACCTGTAGTATTTTATGCTGGAAGAGATTATTTTATCTCTGCTTATAAAGGCTTACGTTCTAAATTATTAAATATTGACGTTCCCATTGCTCTGGGTATTTTGGTGCTATTTATACGCAGTACCCTAGAAATTATTTTTGATTGGGGACCTGGATTTTTTGATAGCTTAACAGGCCTCGTTTTCTTCTTACTTCTGGGTAAATTTTTTCAGCAAAAAACCTATTCTTTTCTTTCTTTTGAACGCGATTATAAATCTTATTTTCCCATTGCGGTCACTAAAATTTTGCCTAATGGTACAGAAGAAACTACCCAGATCCATACCATTAAAAAAGGAGATCGCTTGCTGCTTAGAAATGAAGAACTAATTCCGGTAGATGGTATTCTCATTACTGGAAATGGTAAGATTGACTATAGTTTTGTTACTGGTGAATCTGAACCTGTCTATAAGAATTCTGGAGATAAGATTTTTGCAGGCGGAAAACAATTACATGGCGCTATTGAAATGGAAGCCTTAAAAACTGTTTCACAAAGTTACCTTACACAATTATGGAGTAATGCTGTTTTTCAAGAAGACAAAACCAGTAAATTTCAAACCATTACAGATAGCATTGGAAAGCGCTTTACCATTTTTGTGCTAAGCATTGCATTTACCGCTACTGCTTTTTGGTTATTTTATGATAGCAGCAAAGCGCTAAATGTATTTACGGCTGTGCTTATAATTGCCTGCCCATGCGCTATTGCTCTAGCATCACCTTTTACCCTAGGAAACATGCTACGCATTTTTGGCCGAAATAAATTTTACTTAAAGGATACGCAAACTATTGAACAGTTAGCACAAATTGATACGGCTATTTTTGATAAAACAGGAACCATTACAACTGCGAAAAAAAGCACGGCAACCTATGAAGGCCTAGAACTTACGGAAGAAGAAGAATCCTTATTAAAAAATACCTTAAGAGCATCTAACCATCCTTTGAGCCGTAGTTTATATGACCTGCTTTCTGCTCAAAATATCGTTACTCTGGACGAATTTGAGGAACATGTAGGTAAAGGAATTTTTGGTGCAAGCAATAATAGTGAAATAAAGGTGGGCTCCGCTAGTTTTGTAGGTAAAGAGAACCAAAATAAAATAGAACATACCGCTGTACATATCAGCAGCAATTCAGCCTACAAGGGCTGCTATATTTTTAAAAATCAATATAGAGCAGGTATTTCAGAACTCTTTAAAGCCATGAGTGAAACCATACAAGTGGCTATCCTTTCTGGTGATAATGAAGGAGAGAAAAAGCGATTGGAAGCCTTACTTCCTAAATTAACGCCATTATACTTTAATCAAAAACCCGAACATAAATTACAATTCATAAAATCATTACAAGAGCAGGGTAAAAAAGTAATGATGGTAGGCGATGGTCTAAATGATGCTGGTGCCTTAGCACAAAGTAATGTAGGTATTGCGATCTCTGAAAATGTAACGATATTTTCTCCTGCTTGTGATGGTATTTTAGATGCCACAAAATTTGAAGAATTATACAGCTATATACTCGCTTCTAAAAAAGCGATGAAAATTATAAAATGGAGTTTTGTACTCTCATTAGCCTACAATGCCGTAGGACTTTATTTTGCGATTACAGGACAATTAGAACCCGTCATTGCGGCCATATTAATGCCCTTAAGTTCTATTAGCATCGTAGCCTTTACAACAATTGCCACCAATATTTTAGGCAAAAAATTAAAATAA
- a CDS encoding Crp/Fnr family transcriptional regulator produces MVEEIEVRCEQCAIRKFNALRAMSKEELKRVSDSKSTKIVKKGESIFKEGEKLNGVFCIRDGVAKLSKLSSNGKDQIVKLATKGHLLGQRSVISEESANLSATAVSTTQVCFIPKEGIMNTLHTNPNFAVEVLRHMAHDLKEADDVIINMSHKSVKQRVAEAFLYMKNSFGVDNEGFLNVSLSREEIANIVGTATESCIRIISEFKKEKFIKTAGKKIAIIDEIALLDLMNK; encoded by the coding sequence ATGGTTGAGGAAATAGAAGTACGGTGTGAACAATGTGCTATTAGGAAGTTTAATGCCTTAAGAGCAATGAGTAAAGAAGAATTGAAACGAGTTTCTGATTCTAAAAGCACTAAGATTGTTAAAAAAGGAGAATCTATTTTTAAAGAGGGCGAAAAGCTAAACGGAGTTTTTTGTATTCGTGATGGTGTTGCTAAATTATCGAAGCTTAGTTCAAACGGAAAAGATCAAATTGTAAAATTAGCAACCAAAGGACACCTCCTTGGACAACGTTCTGTCATATCAGAAGAGTCTGCCAATTTAAGTGCTACGGCAGTAAGTACTACTCAGGTGTGTTTTATTCCAAAAGAAGGAATTATGAATACCTTACATACAAATCCTAATTTTGCGGTAGAGGTACTTCGGCATATGGCGCATGATTTAAAAGAAGCCGATGACGTTATTATCAACATGTCTCATAAATCTGTAAAACAACGTGTAGCAGAAGCTTTTTTATACATGAAAAATAGTTTTGGAGTAGATAATGAAGGTTTCCTCAACGTATCACTTTCTCGCGAAGAAATTGCAAATATTGTAGGAACAGCTACGGAGTCTTGCATCAGAATCATATCAGAATTTAAAAAGGAGAAGTTCATTAAAACAGCGGGCAAGAAAATTGCGATTATTGATGAAATAGCACTCTTAGATTTAATGAATAAGTAA